The genomic interval AGCCAGGTTATCGAGTTTAACTCTTTCAAATGGATGTGGCGTATCCTTTAATATTTTAAGAGTTGCATTTTGGAGTGCGCTTGCGGTTTGTTCGGATTCTATGAATGTTACCATTTTATCTTTATCTCCGAGGCAAATTAAGCTTGTTGTTTTTATGGTAGACAATGTATTTGGATTTAGTAGATTAGAATCCGCTAATTCGATCATCATACGAGCTGTTTTTTGTACAACATTTGACCATTTGCTGCCATGTCTGATTTCAAGAAGCTCAACAAATGCAGGTATTTGAGTTTGCATGATGTCAGGATTTAATTGATTAGCTTCTTTGGTAGCGGATTCTAAATTCCAGTCAAATTTTGTTGCTAGGGTAATGATCTTTTCTGTTTTGTCTGGAAACAGAAAGGCATGATATAGTGCGACATAGCCGCCCATACTATATCCAAATATAAATGGTTTATCGATTTGCTGGAATTGAATATAATCATTTAATTCCTGAGCCATTTGAGGAATTTTAAATTCATTTTCTGAGTCTTCACTTTTGCCGTGTCCGGAAAATTCTAAAATGTGTACGTTGAAATGAATGGATAGTAAATTTGCAAGCGGACTCATTTGTTCTTTAGAACCTAAGGCTCC from Saprospiraceae bacterium carries:
- a CDS encoding alpha/beta fold hydrolase, which encodes MQTIILLHGALGSKEQMSPLANLLSIHFNVHILEFSGHGKSEDSENEFKIPQMAQELNDYIQFQQIDKPFIFGYSMGGYVALYHAFLFPDKTEKIITLATKFDWNLESATKEANQLNPDIMQTQIPAFVELLEIRHGSKWSNVVQKTARMMIELADSNLLNPNTLSTIKTTSLICLGDKDKMVTFIESEQTASALQNATLKILKDTPHPFERVKLDNLAFEIIEFCNS